From uncultured Desulfobacter sp.:
ACAGAAGACTGTTGCATCGGCACAGCATAATTTTGATGTGGCCATGATTGCAAAAAAGAAAGTATGGCAGACCAACGCCTTACAGATTGCCACGAATAACGATATTAAAGAAGCAGTTTTTAATAAGGACAGGGATAAGGCAAACCAAATCTTAAAAAATATCGGGGGAATTTTTAAGAATAACACAGAATTTAAAAATGTTCAGATTCATCTGATTGATAAAGATCTCACCTCCTTTTACAAGTCCTGGAGCCCGGATACGTTTGGAGAAAAGCTGACTCATTCAAGAGGCTATGCCCTGGTAAAAAAGACAGGGAAATCCTTTGCCGCAATGGAGATGTCACAAAAAGGAGTAAGGCTCAAAGGCTTGTTCCCGATTTCGTTTAAAGATCAGTTTATCGGGATTGCCAATTTTGAAGGGGGCTTGAACTCCATAAAACGAACCCTGAAGCCCTATGATATCGATTTTTTGTATTTCATGGATTCAGCCCACGTGGACATAGCCCAGGGGATGGAAAAAAAACCAAAGCTGGGCAATTATATCTTAAACCAAAAAGACATTGACAAAGACTTTTTCAATTATGCCCAAAAGAACGAGGTTTTAGAAAAGCTGAAAAGTACGAATTACACTATTGATGAAAGCTATCTCGTAATCAAAGGGGCGTTCAAAGGTTTTGACGGCGTTGATGCAGGCCTTTATCTGCTGGGAATAAAGACCGATGTTGTTCTGGAAACGATCAATTCTCTTAGGAATGTGATTTTCACCCTGTTCGGTTTTCTGTCAACCGTATTTCTTCTTCTTATTCTGGGGGTGATTGTTTTTGTGAACATAAAGGTGATTAAACCGGTTATTGCCGTTGCCGGCAGCATGCATGAAGGCGCTGAACAGGTTGCAACAGCTTCCGGAGAAATTTCTTCATCAAGCCAGGCTACAGCAGAAGGGGCTTCACAGCAGGCCGCCTCTCTGGAGGAGACCTTATCTTCAATGGAAGAGATATCCTCAATGACCAAAAATAATGCAGAAAATGCGTATGCTACGGAACATCTGATGAAAGAGGTAAATCAGGTTGTAAAAACAGCCAACAGTTCCATGAAGGAACTGACCCGATCAATGGACGGCATTTCAAAGGCCAGTGAAGAAACCTCTAAGATTCTTAAAACCATAGATGAAATCGCATTTCAAACCAATCTCCTGGCCTTGAACGCAGCAGTGGAAGCCGCCCGGGCAGGGGAAGCAGGTGCCGGATTCGCAGTCGTGGCCGATGAAGTCAGAAACCTTGCCCTTCGGGCCGCTGACTCGGCAAAAAATAGCGCTGAGATGATCAAGGATACTATTGCAAAAGTAAACGATGGTTCGAAACTGGCATCGACTACCAATGAGGCGTTCACCAAGGTGACAGAAAGTGCCGCTAAGGTGGAAAAACTTATTTCTGAGATTTCCCTGGCTTCCAAAGAGCAGTCCCGCGGAATCGAACAGATAAACATTGCTATTACCGAGATGGACAAGGTTAGTCAGTCCAATGCAGCCAGCGCCGAGGAATCGGCATCTTCTTCAGAAGAGCTTTACGCCCAGGCAGAACAATTAAAAAGCTTTGTGAAAAAGCTTGTTGCACTGGTATCGGGAAAAAACAGCGGGGACGCCAATGGCATCAAAGAAGCCCTTAGCAGGGGGGGCATCAACCAGCTCAGAGCGCGAGAACAAAATCAAAAGTGGGGCACACTGGAAAAAGGAGACTAAGGGCCATGAAAACAATAAAATCCACTGATCGCCAGGGGCCGTTGCTACAGTCTGAGCAATATGGTCTACATAATCCTTTTCGGTACGGGTTGGACCAATGGTCGGTACCACTATTTTTCCCGTAGCGACTTCAAAATTTGCAATCAAACATGTCGGCATCTTTTTAAAAAACGACATA
This genomic window contains:
- a CDS encoding methyl-accepting chemotaxis protein, with translation MSFKIKLMLIGLIGSVVILLISLTGTLLYYKELKTTQIQKTVASAQHNFDVAMIAKKKVWQTNALQIATNNDIKEAVFNKDRDKANQILKNIGGIFKNNTEFKNVQIHLIDKDLTSFYKSWSPDTFGEKLTHSRGYALVKKTGKSFAAMEMSQKGVRLKGLFPISFKDQFIGIANFEGGLNSIKRTLKPYDIDFLYFMDSAHVDIAQGMEKKPKLGNYILNQKDIDKDFFNYAQKNEVLEKLKSTNYTIDESYLVIKGAFKGFDGVDAGLYLLGIKTDVVLETINSLRNVIFTLFGFLSTVFLLLILGVIVFVNIKVIKPVIAVAGSMHEGAEQVATASGEISSSSQATAEGASQQAASLEETLSSMEEISSMTKNNAENAYATEHLMKEVNQVVKTANSSMKELTRSMDGISKASEETSKILKTIDEIAFQTNLLALNAAVEAARAGEAGAGFAVVADEVRNLALRAADSAKNSAEMIKDTIAKVNDGSKLASTTNEAFTKVTESAAKVEKLISEISLASKEQSRGIEQINIAITEMDKVSQSNAASAEESASSSEELYAQAEQLKSFVKKLVALVSGKNSGDANGIKEALSRGGINQLRAREQNQKWGTLEKGD